DNA sequence from the Littorina saxatilis isolate snail1 linkage group LG9, US_GU_Lsax_2.0, whole genome shotgun sequence genome:
GGCCAATTATGAAACTTGACACACACCTTCTGGCCGGCTTCTACGTGTGTGGCCACAGAGGTACTAGTACGGGCATACTTGTACAATTCGCTATGTAAAGTGACCTTCGCCAATTCTGACTTGCCATTGACGATTGCGAGCTGGAACTGATCATTTGCTGTCTTCGTACCCACCCCCTTGACGTAGAGGTGAAAGAGGTAGAGCCCAGCCACTGGAGCCGTGAAAACCCCGCTCTTCGAATCGTAGCCCTTGCCCAGGTTCAGCTCCACCTGCGAGAAGGCGATAGGGACATCATAGCTGCCGCTGTGGGTGGTAGGTCCTCCTTTGTTGAAGTGAGCTGTGAACGCCACTGGAAAAAGCACCACAGGTAATTTTGTTATAATGCTACATACACCTCCCTTTCCGGTTACTGACTTATGCAGAACACCATGCACACATCTGTCAAGGCTTTTACATTGAGTAGAAGCATCCATCAACTTGCAGGTACTGTACTGTGTTTTTTTTGCCCCCTACtgtactgtgtttcttttgccccCTACTGCACTGTGTTTATTTTTCCCCCTATtgtactgtgtttcttttgccccctactgtactgtgtttcttttgccccAACTgcactgtgtttcttttgccccctactgtactgtgtttcttttgctccctactgtactgtgtttcttttgccccCTACTGTACTGTGTTCTTTTGCCCCTAACTgcactgtgtttcttttgctcCCTACTgcactgtgtttcttttgctcCCTACTGTACTGTTTCTTTTGCTCCCTACtgtactgtgtttcttttgctccctactgtactgtgtttcttttgccccCTACTGTGCTGTGTTTCTTTGCTCCCTACTGTACTGTTTCTTTTGCTCCCTACTGTAGGCCTACTGTGTTTCTTTTTCCCCCTACtgtactgtgtttcttttgcccccgcccactgcactgtgtttcttttgccccctactgtactgtgtttcttttgctcCCTACTGTACTCTTTCTTTTGCCCCCTACTGCACTGTGTTCTTTTGCCCCCAACTgcactgtgtttcttttgctcCCTACTgcactgtgtttcttttgctccctactgtactgtgtttcttttgccccctactgtactgtgtttcttttgccccctactgtactgtgtttcttttgccccCAACTCcactgtgtttcttttgctccctactgtactgtgtttcttttgcccccgcccactgcactgtgtttcttttgccccctactgtactgtgtttcttttgcccGCTACTgcactgtgtttcttttgctcCCTACTGTACTGTTTCTCTTTTGCTCCCTACtgtactgtgtttcttttgctccctactgtactgtgtttcttttgccccctactgtactgtgtttcttttgctccctactgtactgtgtttcttttgccccctactgtactgtgtttcttttgccccctactgcactgtgtttcttttgctccctactgtactgtgtttcttttgccccctactgtactgtgtttcttttgccccctactgcactgtgtttcttttgctctctactgtactgtgtttcttttgcaccctactgtactgtgtttcttttgctcCCTACTGTACTGTGTTCTTTTGCCCCCTACTGTACTGTGGTTTTTTTGCTCTCTACTgcactgtgtttcttttgctctctactgtactgtgtttcttttgcaccctactgtactgtgtttcttttgccccctactgtactgtgtttcttttgcccgctactgtactgtgtttcttttgccccCTACTATATTGTGTTTCTTTTGCTCCCCACTGTACTGTTTCTCTTTTGCTCCCTACtgtactgtgtttcttttgccccctactgtactgtgtttcttttgctccctactgtactgtgtttcttttgccccctactgtactgtgtttcttttgccccctactgcactgtgtttcttttgccccCTACTGTACTGTGTTTCTTTTTCCCCCTACTGTACTGTGTTTCTTTTACCCCCTACTgcactgtgtttcttttgctcCCTACTGTACTGTTTCTCTTTTGCCCGCTACTgcactgtgtttcttttgccccctactgcactgtgtttcttttgctctctactgtactgtgtttcttttgcaccctactgtactgtgtttcttttgctcCCTACTGTACTGTGTTCTTTTGCCCCCTACTGTACTGTGGTTTTTTTGCTCTCTACTgcactgtgtttcttttgctctctactgtactgtgtttcttttgcaccctactgtactgtgtttcttttgccccctactgtactgtgtttcttttgctcCCTACTGTACTGTGTTTCTTCTGCCCCCTACTgcactgtgtttcttttgccccctactgtactgtgtttcttttgccccctactgtactgtgtttcttttgcctcctactgtactgtgtttcttctgccccctactgtactgtgtttcgtttgccccctactgtactgtgtttcttttgctccctactgtactgtgtttcttttgctccctactgtactgtgtttcttttgccccctactgcactgtgtttcttttgccccctactgtactgtgttcttttgccccctactgcactgtgtttcttttgccccCTACTGTACTGTGTTCTTTTGCCCCCAACTGCACTGTGTTTATTTTGCCCCCTACtgtactgtgtttcttttgctcCCTACTgcactgtgtttcttttgccccctactgtactgtgttcttttgccccctactgcactgtgtttgttttgcaCCCTACTGCACTGTGTTTTTTTTGCCCCCACtgtactgtgtttcttttgcttCCTACTGTACTGTTTCTTTTGCCCCCTACtgtactgtgtttcttttgccccCTACTGTACTGAGTTTCTTTTGCCCCCTACTGTACTGTGTTTCTCTTGCCCCCTACTGTTCTGTGTTTCTCTTGTCCCCTACtgtactgtgtttcttttgccccctactgcactgtgtttcttttgccccctactgtactgtgtttcttttgccccCTACTGCACTGTGTTCTTTTGCCCCCTACTgcactgtgtttcttttgcaCCCTACTGTACTGTGTTTATTTTGCACCCTACTGTACTGTGGTTTTTTTGCTCTCTACTgcactgtgtttcttttgctctctactgtactgtgtttcttttgcaccctactgtactgtgtttcttttgccccCAACTgcactgtgtttcttttgctcCCTACTgcactgtgtttcttttgctcCCTACTAtactgtgtttcttttgctcCCTATTGTACTGTTTCTTTTGCTCCCTACtgtactgtgtttcttttgccccCTACTGTGCTGTGTTTCTTTGCTCCCTACTGTACTGTTTCTTTTGCTCCCTACtgtactgtgtttcttttgccccctactgtactgtgtttcttttgccccCAACTgcactgtgtttcttttgcttCCTACTGTACTGTTTCTTTTGCCCCCTACtgtactgtgtttcttttgccccctactgtactgtgtttcttttgccccctactgtactgtgtttcttttgctcCCTACTgcactgtgtttcttttgctccctactgtactgtgtttcttttgctccctactgtactgtgtttcttttgccccctactgtactgtgtttcttttgctccctactgtactgtgtttcttttaccccctactgtactgtgtttcttttgccccctactgcactgtgtttcttttgtcccctactgtactgtgtttcttttgccccctactgtactgtgtttcttttgccccctactgcactgtgtttcttttgctccctactgtactgtgtttcttttgccccctattgtactgtgtttcttttgccccctactgcactgtgtttcttttgctctctactgtactgtgtttcttttgcaccctactgtactgtgtttcttttgctcCCTACTGTACTGTGTTCTTTTGCCCCCTACTGTACTGTGGTTTTTTTGCTCTCTACTgcactgtgtttcttttgctctctactgtactgtgtttcttttgcaccctactgtactgtgtttcttttgcaccctactgtactgtgtttcttttgccccctactgtactgtgtttcttttgccccct
Encoded proteins:
- the LOC138977373 gene encoding complement C1q-like protein 4; its protein translation is MANNGNDWKRSADESNSELQKVIEALKAKVTSLEGEMSQVKSTVAKRQQQVAFTAHFNKGGPTTHSGSYDVPIAFSQVELNLGKGYDSKSGVFTAPVAGLYLFHLYVKGVGTKTANDQFQLAIVNGKSELAKVTLHSELYKYARTSTSVATHVEAGQKVCVKFHNWPVGRSDPFSYDIWHDTSFTGVLICAD